From Salvelinus namaycush isolate Seneca chromosome 2, SaNama_1.0, whole genome shotgun sequence, one genomic window encodes:
- the LOC120024616 gene encoding transcription factor HES-5-like: MAPTITSAMIYSKNHLTLTNKLRKPVVEKLRRDRINSSLEKLKSLLGPEILNQQPDSKLEKATILEMTVSFLKRQQQYQPLSSSSCSAPDNQGYSRCVQEIVHFLSKDEVKTHSQRRLLSHFQSLQPSSDKNRRESDLLQLSTPAQHSMSKEKGPVNRALWRPW; encoded by the exons ATGGCACCTACAATCACTTCAGCTATGATCTACTCTAAGAACCACCTGACTCTGACCAACAAG CTAAGAAAGCCAGTGGTGGAGAAGTTACGCAGAGATCGTATCAACAGCAGCCTTGAGAAGCTCAAGTCTCTCTTGGGTCCAGAGATCCTCAATCAGCAGCCCGACTCCAAGCTGGAGAAAGCAACCATCCTGGAGATGACAGTTAGCTTCCTGAAACGACAGCAACAGTATCAACCATTGAGCTCCTCCTCCTGCTCAGCACCTGACAATCAGGGTTACTCCAGGTGTGTCCAAGAGATTGTGCACTTCCTGTCCAAGGATGAGGTGAAGACACACTCCCAGAGAAGACTACTGAGCCACTTCCAGAGCCTGCAGCCATCCTCTGATAAGAACAGGAGGGAGAGTGACCTGCTTCAGTTGAGCACCCCAGCCCAGCACAGCATGAGCAAAGAGAAGGGTCCAGTCAACAGGGCCCTATGGAGGCCCTGGTAG